The sequence below is a genomic window from Synechococcus sp. PCC 7335.
AATCTCGAAGAAATTCTATAAGGAAAGAGAATAAAAGTGGGTAGATAGATTCAATAGATTACTTAACAAATTCCCAAAAGGACAAAGGGCTACTGTGTCTTGTCTCTATTTGCAGCTCAAAACGCCATTGCTACAAGAGAAATTGAGGTTCGCCTCAAAATGTAACGCTTTGAAACATATAATAAGAAGATTATGCATTGCCTAGCCACGTTTTGGAAACAACGATTCCCTGCTGGCGATCGCAATCGCAGGACGCTTTGGGCTGACTCGTCCAACGACTATTGTTCATTTTCCAGTTTGAGGCATTGATGCTGCAGCTGACCCATCCTTCAACGACCCTTACGCCTAAGTTTGTATCGCTCCAAGAGTCCTACGAACAATGTCGTCAAATCACGGCTGAGTGCTCCAAGACGTTCTATATGGGAACGTTGCTCATGCCTGAAGCCAAGCGCAGGGCGATCTGGGCGATCTATGTTTGGTGCCGTCGAACCGATGAACTGGTAGACGGACCGCAGGCGAAGTTTACAACAGAAAGCACTTTAGACCACTGGGAATCTACGTTAGAAAGTCTGTTCTCTGGCCATGCGAAAGATAACTTAGACGTCGCTATGGTTGACACTCTAGAGCGCTACGAACTAGACATTCAGCCTTTTCGAGATATGATCGATGGCCAGAGAATGGATCTCTATCGCTCTCGCTACACAACTTTTGAAGAACTAAAGCTTTACTGCTATCGAGTAGCAGGCACAGTCGGTCTGATGTCGACCGTAGTAATGGGGATGGATACTGAGATTAATGCC
It includes:
- the crtB gene encoding 15-cis-phytoene synthase CrtB, with protein sequence MLQLTHPSTTLTPKFVSLQESYEQCRQITAECSKTFYMGTLLMPEAKRRAIWAIYVWCRRTDELVDGPQAKFTTESTLDHWESTLESLFSGHAKDNLDVAMVDTLERYELDIQPFRDMIDGQRMDLYRSRYTTFEELKLYCYRVAGTVGLMSTVVMGMDTEINASPWMCSNPASPPIPEAVSLGIANQLTNILRDVGEDARRGRIYLPLEDLELFDYTQEDLLKGVIDDRWRALMRFQIQRALKYYQEAESGISRLHPDARWPVWTALMLYRKILDVIVENDYDVFNRRAYVSKARKLLYLPQALVRSQIS